One stretch of Bacteroidota bacterium DNA includes these proteins:
- a CDS encoding proprotein convertase P-domain-containing protein has product MRFLRPLLLTGALACCAATAHAQSVRPATLDLAAAPLASVERVQLPAPDNDALVARDRARALDGTARPLRFAEPTDITLRPETHGTWETLADGRRVWRLRISSPGAYSLNVGFSRFRLPDGAALWLYPAGEEPAFRAFTAADNEAHGQLWTPIVPGDDLVLELDLPAAKPGDEPAFELEVLRVGHAYRPFGIARSAWDEAAQARSGSCNVDVVCPEGDGFRDIIRSVGAYTLNGFDTCSGSAMNNTLEDGKPLFLTADHCGVRAGNAASMVIYWNYENSTCRPPGSSSSGNNGDGSREQFSSGATLLGTSGGGTSGGPDWTVVETDDPIPPAFNVYLNGWDRRDRGTASAIAIHHPGVEEKRISFENDPTNIDSYLGRPGNPSGTHLRVDDWDLGTTEGGSSGSPLFSPEKRVIGQLSGGFASCTSQTEDWYGRMARNMTTGAEAFLDPAGTGAPFIDGKEAGVGAFGTFAADPASTTPGSTVRLTATFTNATGGDLSGVTFEDDLAAGLTYAGNPSSSAGSVSQSGGTVTWTFDLADGGNATVAYDVALGTSVDGDITNLATFDHPSLDNPATVAVTIDVFVEADLIYTNAQTVSIPDNACPSNVTSAITVPDAFAWDQLKVGVTISHTYRGDLRLELESPAGTTVELLQRVGGTSNNLDALFSDEGPSGAFGSGNHDLGLPSYEVEGRPQGTGTSPLSSFIGEDPQGTWTLSVCDDAGIDTGSLEQWSLLFFTPNTPADLALTLVPDSEPVVVGPEGGTFGFAATLASEGDAPATFDAWAVAELPNGETFGPVFGPVSVTLNAGAAVTRALTQDVPGTAPSGEYLYVGYVGDYPDGAVASDGFAVVKSATQRGDGPAVEAWAARYADTGSPVEVGDRWTDEPALTATAPDGFALGAVYPNPMRDQAAVRVQLEQAAVTTVSVYDLLGRRVAVLHRGELPAGETTLRFDRAGLADGTYLVRAETAAGVATQRVTVLR; this is encoded by the coding sequence CGGCTCCGCTCGCCAGTGTCGAACGCGTCCAGCTTCCTGCCCCCGACAACGACGCCCTCGTCGCCCGCGACCGGGCGCGCGCACTCGACGGCACGGCGCGCCCGCTCCGCTTCGCCGAGCCCACCGACATCACCCTCCGGCCCGAGACCCACGGGACGTGGGAGACGCTCGCCGACGGGCGGCGTGTGTGGCGGCTCCGCATCAGTTCGCCGGGTGCGTACTCGCTCAACGTCGGCTTCAGCCGCTTCCGGCTGCCCGACGGGGCGGCGCTCTGGCTCTACCCGGCAGGCGAGGAGCCTGCGTTCCGCGCCTTCACCGCGGCCGACAACGAGGCGCACGGCCAGCTCTGGACCCCCATCGTCCCCGGCGATGACCTCGTGCTGGAGCTCGATCTGCCGGCGGCCAAGCCCGGCGACGAGCCGGCGTTCGAGCTCGAGGTGCTCCGCGTGGGCCACGCCTACCGGCCCTTCGGGATCGCCCGCAGCGCGTGGGACGAGGCCGCCCAGGCGCGCTCCGGCTCGTGCAACGTGGACGTGGTTTGCCCCGAGGGCGACGGCTTCCGCGACATCATCCGCTCGGTCGGGGCCTACACCCTGAACGGCTTCGACACCTGCTCCGGCTCGGCGATGAACAACACGCTGGAGGACGGCAAGCCGCTCTTCCTCACCGCCGACCACTGCGGCGTCCGCGCCGGCAACGCGGCCTCGATGGTGATCTACTGGAACTACGAGAACTCGACCTGCCGCCCGCCCGGCTCCTCGTCGAGCGGCAACAACGGCGACGGCTCGCGCGAGCAGTTCTCGTCCGGCGCCACCCTCCTCGGCACCTCCGGCGGCGGCACCTCCGGCGGTCCCGACTGGACCGTCGTCGAGACCGACGACCCGATCCCGCCGGCGTTCAACGTCTACCTCAACGGCTGGGACCGCCGCGACCGAGGCACCGCCAGCGCGATTGCGATCCACCATCCCGGCGTCGAGGAGAAGCGGATCTCGTTCGAGAACGACCCGACGAACATCGACTCCTACCTCGGCCGGCCGGGCAACCCGTCCGGGACGCACCTCCGGGTCGACGACTGGGACCTCGGCACGACCGAGGGCGGCTCCTCGGGCTCGCCGCTGTTCAGCCCCGAGAAGCGCGTCATCGGCCAGCTCTCGGGCGGCTTCGCGTCCTGCACGAGCCAAACCGAGGACTGGTACGGTCGCATGGCGCGCAACATGACGACCGGGGCCGAGGCGTTCCTCGATCCGGCCGGCACGGGCGCGCCGTTCATCGACGGCAAAGAGGCCGGAGTCGGCGCGTTCGGGACCTTCGCCGCCGATCCGGCGAGCACGACGCCCGGCTCGACGGTCCGCCTCACGGCGACCTTCACGAACGCCACCGGCGGTGACCTCAGCGGCGTGACCTTCGAGGACGATCTCGCGGCGGGCCTCACGTACGCGGGCAACCCGTCCTCGTCGGCGGGCAGCGTCTCCCAGAGCGGCGGGACCGTCACCTGGACCTTCGACCTCGCCGACGGCGGGAACGCGACTGTGGCCTACGACGTCGCGCTCGGCACGAGCGTGGACGGCGACATCACGAACCTCGCCACCTTCGACCACCCGAGCCTCGACAACCCAGCGACGGTCGCGGTGACGATCGACGTGTTCGTCGAAGCGGACCTCATCTACACGAACGCGCAGACCGTCTCGATCCCGGACAACGCCTGCCCGTCGAACGTGACGAGCGCAATCACTGTCCCCGACGCCTTCGCGTGGGACCAGCTCAAGGTCGGCGTCACGATCAGCCACACCTACCGGGGCGACCTCCGGCTCGAGCTCGAAAGCCCCGCAGGCACGACGGTCGAACTGCTCCAGCGCGTCGGCGGCACGTCCAACAACCTCGACGCGCTCTTCAGCGACGAAGGCCCGTCCGGCGCGTTCGGCTCGGGCAACCACGACCTCGGGCTACCCAGCTATGAGGTCGAAGGCCGGCCACAGGGCACCGGGACCTCTCCGCTGAGCAGCTTCATCGGCGAGGATCCGCAGGGCACCTGGACGCTCTCCGTCTGCGACGATGCCGGAATCGACACCGGCAGCCTGGAGCAGTGGTCGCTCCTGTTCTTCACCCCGAACACGCCGGCCGACCTCGCCCTGACGCTAGTGCCGGACAGCGAGCCGGTCGTTGTTGGCCCCGAAGGCGGCACGTTCGGCTTCGCGGCCACGCTCGCCAGCGAGGGCGACGCGCCGGCGACCTTCGACGCATGGGCCGTGGCCGAGCTTCCGAACGGCGAGACCTTCGGCCCTGTCTTCGGCCCGGTTAGCGTGACGCTGAACGCGGGAGCAGCGGTCACCCGTGCGCTCACGCAGGACGTGCCGGGGACGGCCCCCAGCGGGGAGTACCTCTACGTCGGCTACGTCGGCGACTACCCGGACGGTGCCGTGGCCAGCGACGGCTTCGCGGTCGTCAAGTCGGCCACCCAGCGTGGCGACGGGCCGGCGGTCGAGGCTTGGGCGGCCCGCTACGCGGATACCGGCTCGCCCGTCGAGGTCGGCGACCGCTGGACGGACGAGCCGGCGCTTACCGCGACCGCGCCGGACGGGTTTGCTTTGGGTGCCGTCTACCCGAACCCGATGCGGGACCAGGCGGCGGTGCGCGTCCAGCTTGAGCAGGCAGCGGTGACGACGGTGTCGGTCTACGACCTCCTCGGGCGGCGCGTGGCGGTGCTCCACCGCGGCGAGCTTCCGGCAGGCGAGACCACGCTGCGCTTCGACCGCGCCGGCCTGGCCGACGGCACGTACCTCGTCCGCGCCGAGACCGCGGCGGGCGTCGCCACCCAGCGCGTGACCGTGCTGCGCTAG
- a CDS encoding SDR family oxidoreductase has product MPPPLVDLTGRAALVTGASSGIGRAAAAELARRGARVAVNYPNADEADEARATLDAVAQALDGPTRAVSEDGETLLVGAEEQTLALTVRADVSQEEEVEAMTARCFGGFGGLDVLVCNAGIQVKGAAHATDVSVFDEILAVNLRGAYLCCQAALRRWLDEPRTAERPGVIVTVSSVHERIPRPMFASYAVSKFGLHGLTQSLALEYADRHVRVNAIGPGATVTEINAAWKDDPDARAAVADHIPMGRVAEPEEMARVIAFLASDAAPYMTGQTVFVDGGLTLYPAFAKPWSG; this is encoded by the coding sequence GTGCCCCCTCCCCTTGTAGACCTCACCGGCCGCGCGGCGCTCGTCACCGGTGCCTCCAGCGGCATCGGCCGCGCCGCCGCCGCCGAACTCGCCCGCCGCGGTGCCCGCGTCGCCGTCAACTACCCGAACGCCGACGAGGCCGATGAGGCCCGCGCCACACTCGACGCCGTCGCCCAGGCGCTTGACGGGCCGACCCGCGCCGTGTCCGAGGACGGCGAGACCCTCCTCGTCGGTGCAGAGGAACAGACGCTCGCTCTCACGGTCCGCGCCGACGTGTCGCAGGAAGAGGAGGTCGAGGCGATGACGGCCCGGTGCTTCGGCGGCTTCGGCGGACTCGACGTGCTCGTGTGCAACGCGGGCATCCAGGTCAAGGGCGCGGCGCACGCGACCGACGTCTCGGTCTTCGACGAGATTCTGGCGGTCAACCTACGCGGGGCCTACCTCTGCTGCCAGGCGGCGCTCCGGCGCTGGCTGGATGAGCCGCGCACCGCCGAGCGCCCCGGCGTCATCGTCACCGTCTCCAGCGTCCACGAGCGCATCCCGCGCCCGATGTTCGCCTCCTACGCCGTGAGCAAGTTCGGCCTCCACGGCCTGACGCAGTCGCTCGCGCTGGAGTACGCCGACCGGCACGTCCGCGTCAACGCCATCGGCCCCGGCGCGACCGTCACCGAGATCAACGCCGCCTGGAAGGACGACCCCGATGCGCGCGCCGCCGTCGCCGATCACATCCCGATGGGCCGCGTGGCCGAGCCCGAGGAGATGGCGCGCGTGATCGCCTTCCTCGCCTCCGACGCCGCGCCCTACATGACCGGCCAGACCGTCTTCGTCGACGGCGGCCTCACGCTCTACCCGGCCTTCGCCAAGCCCTGGTCGGGGTGA
- a CDS encoding GMC family oxidoreductase, translating to MHADVLILGAGAAGGAVARALAPTGKSILLLNREAFLPREAENWSPDLVYRRERYKTEDRWRDTLSDTDFRASMIYHVGGNTKTYGAAMLRMRPEDFGAVQTEDGLSPAWPISYDDLAPYYDRADADYFVHGERGSDPFEPPAGPYPHPALAHDPRIGEVGEKLRSVGLKPFALPMALLRNPEQDAGGPFVLRELFRAQGQETFDGYPDLTLLKADAETCGVRPALDYDNVALRTGVTVTRLVASASGREITGVEAEIDGQRTTFSGDVVVLACGAVNTADLLLRSEVANGSDRVGRHYMRHITSKFYSVDTRTPNETYFQKTLAVNDYYWGDGAHVGPGDGGTPLGHVHLMGKHLPAMIGADLKLSDDEAEAVSRHSLDWWVQGEDLPLAENRVRLGVGGRIEIDYRLTNEGAHARLMDLFEEKLRAVGFDRFFRVPMPLRVMNHQCGTARMSADPADGVVDPNGRSHEVDNLWIADASVFPSSAATNPTLTIVANAYRTAERIAEAL from the coding sequence ATGCACGCTGACGTTCTCATCCTCGGAGCCGGGGCGGCCGGCGGGGCCGTCGCCCGCGCCCTCGCGCCCACCGGCAAATCTATCCTTCTGCTCAACCGCGAGGCCTTCCTCCCGCGCGAGGCCGAGAACTGGAGCCCCGACCTCGTCTACCGCCGCGAGCGCTACAAGACCGAGGACCGCTGGCGCGACACCCTCTCCGACACCGACTTCCGCGCCTCGATGATCTACCACGTCGGCGGCAACACGAAGACCTACGGCGCGGCCATGCTGCGGATGCGCCCCGAGGACTTCGGTGCCGTCCAGACCGAAGACGGCCTCTCCCCCGCGTGGCCGATTTCCTACGACGACCTCGCGCCCTACTACGACCGCGCTGACGCCGACTACTTCGTCCACGGGGAGCGCGGGTCCGACCCCTTCGAGCCGCCTGCCGGGCCGTACCCGCACCCGGCGCTCGCACATGACCCGCGCATCGGCGAGGTCGGTGAGAAGCTGCGCTCGGTCGGGCTGAAGCCGTTCGCGCTGCCGATGGCGCTGCTGCGCAACCCGGAGCAGGACGCCGGCGGGCCGTTCGTGCTCCGCGAGCTGTTCCGCGCCCAGGGCCAGGAGACCTTCGACGGCTACCCCGACCTCACGCTCCTCAAGGCCGACGCCGAGACGTGCGGCGTCCGCCCTGCGCTCGACTACGACAACGTCGCGCTTCGGACCGGCGTCACGGTGACCCGGCTCGTCGCGTCGGCCTCGGGGCGCGAGATCACGGGCGTCGAGGCCGAGATCGACGGGCAGCGGACGACGTTCTCGGGCGACGTGGTGGTCCTCGCGTGCGGGGCCGTCAACACGGCCGACCTCCTCCTCCGGTCCGAGGTGGCGAACGGGTCGGACCGCGTCGGGCGGCACTACATGCGGCACATCACCTCCAAGTTCTACTCGGTCGACACCCGCACGCCGAACGAGACCTACTTCCAGAAGACGCTCGCCGTCAACGACTACTACTGGGGCGACGGCGCGCACGTCGGGCCGGGCGACGGCGGGACCCCACTCGGGCACGTCCACCTGATGGGCAAGCATCTCCCGGCGATGATCGGGGCCGACCTGAAGCTGTCGGACGACGAGGCCGAAGCCGTCTCCCGGCACTCGCTCGACTGGTGGGTGCAGGGCGAGGACCTGCCCCTGGCCGAGAACCGCGTCCGCCTCGGCGTCGGGGGCCGGATCGAGATCGACTACCGGCTGACGAACGAGGGCGCGCACGCGCGCCTGATGGACCTGTTCGAGGAGAAGCTCCGCGCCGTCGGGTTCGACCGGTTCTTCCGGGTGCCGATGCCGCTGCGGGTGATGAACCACCAGTGCGGCACGGCCCGGATGAGCGCCGACCCGGCGGACGGGGTCGTCGACCCGAACGGGCGGTCGCACGAGGTCGACAACCTCTGGATCGCCGACGCGAGCGTCTTCCCGTCGAGCGCGGCGACGAACCCGACGCTCACGATTGTCGCCAACGCCTACCGGACGGCGGAGCGCATCGCGGAGGCGCTGTAG